DNA from Gloeocapsopsis sp. IPPAS B-1203:
GAAAGTGCTCTAGCATACCTGCAATGAAGCCTGTAGACATGTCTATACAGGCATCTGTAATTGCTATGGGCTCAACTCCTTTGGTTTTAAGGTGATCTTTGATCTGCCCAATAGTATCTGCATCTTTACCAGGAGTCACATGAATGACACGTCTTGAGGCTAGATCTGCTGCTACCGTCACATAATCGTGACCTTTTCTTACTGAGGTCTCATCAATGCCTAGCTGCGTAACCGAACTCTGATCATCTGAATGAT
Protein-coding regions in this window:
- a CDS encoding transposase — protein: HSDDQSSVTQLGIDETSVRKGHDYVTVAADLASRRVIHVTPGKDADTIGQIKDHLKTKGVEPIAITDACIDMSTGFIAGMLEHF